One window of the Lytechinus variegatus isolate NC3 chromosome 3, Lvar_3.0, whole genome shotgun sequence genome contains the following:
- the LOC121412201 gene encoding collagen triple helix repeat-containing protein 1-like, whose product MASNRRILITFSSLIIILHLTRKADGWGASCSQGPPGSPGPSGPPGPAGSPGDGELLEYNNWKQCAWYSANGNDYDTIYTCTFTKRQSDSALWVYYGGNIRLYGCSGCCKRWYFTFNDNECSPTPIDGIVYQANTYYMNLHRHRSISGYCHTVGAGSVNVKFLVGDCPGYGNYDAYTGWNSASRIIIKEVPKSSYGY is encoded by the exons ATGGCATCAAACAGAAGGATATTGATCACCTTTTCTTCATTAATTATCATTCTCCATTTGACGAGGAAAGCTGATGGTTGGGGAGCT TCTTGTTCTCAGGGGCCACCGGGATCCCCTGGGCCTTCAGGACCACCAGGACCTGCAGGTAGTCCAGGTGATGGTGAACTCTTAGAATATAACAACTGGAAACAGTGTGCCTGGTACTCCGCTAATGGCAATGACTATGACACTATTTAT ACCTGTACTTTCACGAAGAGACAGAGTGACTCAGCTCTCTGGGTCTACTATGGTGGAAACATTCGTCTTTATGGATGTAGTGGATGCTGTAAAAGATGGTACTTTACTTTCAATGATAATGAATGTTCACCTACACCTATTGATGGTATAGTCTACCAAGCCAATACATACTACATGAACCTGCACAGGCACAGGAGCATTTCAG GATACTGTCACACGGTCGGAGCTGGATCAGTCAATGTGAAATTTTTGGTAGGAGACTGCCCGGGATATGGGAACTACGATGCATACACAGGATGGAACAGCGCATCACGAATCATCATCAAAGAGGTCCCTAAATCATCGTATGGATACTAG